The window ATGACGGCTGGGAAAGGTAGAAACGTTGAGGAAGCTATAAGGCTCGTTCAAGAACTAAACGATCATACGAAGTTCACGATATTAGCTATGAGGGGACACTACAACGTTACTGGCTCCGGCGCCGTTATGACGTGGTTAACCGGATACCCCTACGCTGTCGACTTTAGTAGGGGCTATCCAAGGTATAACCCGGGCGTTACGTCTTCGACGGATATACTTATGCGTGGTGATGCTGATGCTGCCTTAATAGTGGCTTCAGACCCGGTATCGCACTTCCCGATGAAGGCCGTGGAGAACCTTTCCCGAATACCCGTAGTGGTTATAGATCCGAGGTGGAGCCCGACGGCCGCTATAGCCAACGTTTTCATACCGTCGGCCTTCGTAGGCATCGAGGTCGAAGGAACCGTGTATAGGATGGATAAGGTACCTATTAGGGCTAAGAAGCTCTTAGAACCTCCGCCGGGCGTTAAAAGCGACGTAGAGATTCTTCAAGCGTTAATCGATAGGGTTAAGGCTAGGAAGCTTAAGGGAGGTGGTTAAACGTGGAGTTCCTAATAAGGAACGGCTACGTTTACGACCCCATTAACGGTATTAACGGGGAGAGGATGGACGTAGCCATTAAGGACGGTAGGATCGTAAGTACCGACGCCATTACCCCTTCTAAGGCTAAAGTTATTGACGCTACAAACATGTTGGTGATGCCGGGCGGCGTTGATATGCATAGCCATATAGCTGGGCCTAAGCTTAACGTCGGCAGGGTTATGAGGCCTGAGGATCACTACCGCGTTTTCATGAAGGCCATACCCGGAGTTAGAAGGTCTGGTACCGGTAGAACTACGCCTAGCACCAACGTGATTGGCTATAAGTATGCTCGGATGGGGTGGACTACCGTGATCGAGCCCGCAACGCCGCCGCTTGAAACGAGGCATACCCATGAGGAGCTTGACGATATCCCGATAATAGATAAAGCTTGCTTTCCGCTATTAGACTCCAACTGGTTCGTCCTTGACTACCTAGCTAAAAAGGATTATGAGAAGTGCGCCGCCTTCATAGCGTGGATACTTAACGCTACGAAGGGTTACGCCGTAAAGATCGTGGATCCGGGTTCAGGTGAAGCTTGGGGTTGGGGCGGATCGATACGTAGCCTCGACGACCAGGTACCGGGCTTCGGCGTTACACCCCGCGAGATCGTAAGGGGGTTATGTAGGGTTAACCAGATGTTAAACCTACCGCATCAAATACACGTCCACTGTAATAGGCTCGGTTATCCAGGTAATTACGTTGTCACGTTAGATACCATGGCCTCCGTCTCCGACTTAACGTCATCTGACGGTAGGCCAAACATACACATTACCCACTGCCAGTTTACTGGTTACGCTGGTACAACGTGGGCTAACCTAATGCCGGGCGGCGAGAAGATAGCTAAGTACGTTAACAATAATCCCCATGTAACTCTAGACTTGGGTCAAGTGGTATTTGGCGACGCTACCACCATGACGGCGGACGCGCCCTTCGAGTTCGTACTATACCATATGACTCGGGGTAAATGGTCAAGCTCCGACGTAGAGGCTGAAAGCGCCGCTGGCATAGTGCCGTATAGGTATAGGAGGAGTAACTACGTAAACACCGTTCAATGGTGTATAGGGCTGGAACTTATCTTACTAGTTAAGGATACGTGGCGCGTGATCATGACCACTGACCATCCTAACGCTGGCCTCTTCACTAGGTACCCGCAAATAATATCCTGGCTCATGAGTAGGAGGGCGCGTGAAGCCGTAATGGACAAGGTTAATAAGAGGGCTCTAAAGAAGTCGGCATTACCAGCTATAGACCGCGAGTTAACCTTTTATGAGGTAGCCATAACTACTAGGGCGGCGCCAGCAAAACTCCTAGGGTTAACCGGTAAGGGCCATTTAGGTGTTGGAGCCGACGCCGATGTAGCGATTTACAACGTAAACCCCAAGGAAGTAGATCCTTCAAAGAGCCCGGAGATTATTGAGAAAGCTTTCAAGAGGGCCGCTTACACCATTAAGGGCGGGGAGATAGTAGTTAAGGACGGTGAAATAGTTCAACATATTTACGGTAAAACCCTCTACGTTAAACCCGAAGTCCCTGAGGACTTACTTAAGGCTACGCTAAACGATGTAGAGCCTAAGTTTAAGGAGTGGTACTCGATATCCTTCAGTAACTACCCGATCATGGATCACGAGGTTAGAGCGCTTAAGGCTATACCGGTAAAAACCAGTTTGAAGTAGGAGGCGATAAATTTGGCTAAGCTTAACGAGATGGTATTAACCCCTAAGTACGAGTTTAAGGTACCGGTGGAAGCTAAATGTATATCGCCGGACGTTTTCGCAGGTAAAAGCTTAAGTGATATACGCGCACTACCGGTTTACGAAGGTAATACGAAGAGGGCTTTGATCGACCTTTTCAACATTGAAGGTAATCCTGGGGCTACTAGTGCTGAAACGGCTATAGTAATTCGAGGAGACGCGTGGAAGGTTAGACGTATAGGGGAGGGTATGAGTAACGGTAAGATAATCGTAGAGGGACGTGTAGGAGCATATCTAGGGTTAAAGATGAAGGGTGGAACCATAACCGTTAAAGGCGACGCCGAATCATGGCTAGGCGCTAAGATGAAGGGTGGAACCATAGAAGTATTCGGGAACGCGGGCGACTGTGTTGGAGGCGCTTTTAGGGGTGAAGGACCTGGTAGGGGGATGAGCGGAGGAACCATAATAATTCACGGTAACGTGGGGGCTGAAGCTGGACGCGGTATGGGGGGCGGCACCATAGTTGTAGATGGTAACGCTGCTTTCCTACCTGGAGTGGATATGGTTGGAGGGGCTGTAGGGATTAAGGGGGACTGTCAAGGTAAAGCTGGAGCCAGGATGAGGGGGGGACGCGTAGTTATAGGCGGCTTCCTACCATCAGTACTGCCGAGCTTCTACGTGGATGAAGTAAGGGAATCGATAAAGGTTGGCCCTGAAAAAATGGCTGGACCATTCTACGTCTTCGTCGGCGACGTCTTGGCCGACGTAAAGTGTCGAGGAAGGCTATTCGTATCTGTAGCTAGAAACCAGCACCTAAAACGGTACGAGGAACTACTAACTACTCCAACGCTTTAATCCTTTTTTATTCCTAGCGTTCGTAACGTTACATATCGGCGCGTGTCTACTACGCGTACGAAATCCGTATCTCCCTAGGTTCTTTAGCATACCTGGTTAGGGCTATGGGGAATACGTTTATAATGCCTAGTAGATCACCCTTTTTCACTTCACCTTTATCGATAGCGAGGCAGACAGCCTGATCTACGTACCTAGTTTTCTCTACGGGGCGGGGGCCTCCATAGTCGATGACCGATATCACTACTAGGAATGCGTGACGCTGGTAGGGTGATGGTAGTATTAAGCAATCGTTCGGAATAACTATCCTTTTAACCTTCACCTTCTTAACTTCCCCTCGGTTAAAGTTAACTTCATCATCCGAGATGACCATCTCCCATTTACCTCCCGTAGCCATCATGTAGGCGTAGGGCTCTACCTCCAAGTTCTTCGATACGTAAACCCCTGGTTCCTTCTCTACCGTTAACCTAACCTTAACCAATATTGATCACGCCTACAGTTAAACCTGTAGAGTTTTAAAGGTATTCCTTCATTAAGGCGTATCTGAAATTTTACCATAAATATTTATTAACCCGACATACATGCACACTACGTTATTGAGCAGTGTATGTACGTGAAGCTCCTTAGCTAGCTTAAGGCTCTCGTTAGGCCTCCCCTAGGGCGATTAATCCTCCCATTGATTCCGTCAATTTTTATCGTATTTACTCTCAAGCTCCATTCCTTACTTAAGGTTCCCTCTCTAAACGCTTAAAGCCTAAAACGTTCCTACGGGCTTTAACGGGTTTAACCCAACTTTTAGTGTTTATATGCCGATATACGTTTACGTCGTGTAAGCTTTAATGTATAGGTACACCCTACCTAGGTGGTTTGGCAAAGTGTTAAATTAATAGGATGGGGGCTGGTTTAGGATGGCTTTAGCTATGATGTTTCTCTGGATTTCGCTTGTCCCTTGGTATATGGGTGTTATCCTTACGTCGCGGTAGAAGCGTTCAACGTCGTACTCGGCTATGTAGCCGTAGCCACCGAATATTTGGAGTGCCTCGTTGGTGACCCTTACGGCCATCTCGGTAGCGAACGCCTTAGCCATGGAGGTAAGCCCGAGTATAATCCTGCCTTGGTCAACGTGCCAGGCCGCCTTATACGTTAATAACCTAGCGGCTTCGATCTGTATAGCCATATCCGCTAGCTTATGCTGTATAACTTGGAAATCCGCTATCTTGCGGTTAAACTGAGACCTCTCCTTAGCGTACTTCACGGCGCGGTCAAGGGCCCCTTGAGCTATTCCGACTGCTTGTATCGCGATGATTATACGCTCTAAACCTAGGAAATCAAGTGCATAGTAGAAGCCCCTACCCTCAACACCAACTAGGTTCTCGAGGGGTACGCGTACATTGTTAAAGGAGTACTCACCTATCAATGAAGCCCTAATACCCATCTTACCCTCTATCTTCGAAGCTTCAAAGCCTTCGGTGCCTTTATCAACTACTAGAAGCGTCTGCTTATACTTCTCCCTAGGTACCGATTGACAAAGGACCACGGCGAAGTTCGCAATAGGGGCATTGGTTATAAGCGTCTTAGTGCCATTCACTACGTAATGGTTACCCTCACGCTTAACCATGGTATCAAGCACACTGATGTCACTCCCGTGAGCTGGCTCGGTAAAGGCCACGGAAGAAATCCACTCACCTCTAGTAACTTTAGGTAAGTACTTCTTTTTCTGCTCCTCAGTTCCAAAGAGGTAGATCAGATCGGATTGGGAGGCACCGAGGCACACCGCTGTCCCAAGTGTTGGATCCGCTCTACAAAACTCTTCTACGATGAGGCAGGTTTCAAAGAACCCGTAGCCTTGACCTCCGTACTCCTCTGGAAAGTGGCATCCTATAAAGCCTAAGCTAGCGGCTTTCTTAAAGAGTTCGTAGGGGAACTCCTCCTTCCTATCGTATTCCCTAGCAAGCTCGGGTTTAAACTCCTTCTGAGCGAACTCACGAGCAGCAGTTTGAACCTCCTTTTGCTCCTTAGTTAACTCGAAGTCCAACGGCGCTACACCTTAGCTAGAGCGGTTAACACTAATCTATAAGTGTTTTGACGGTCCATCAGCTTTACTTATGCTTCCACTAGTTAGTAGAAAGACGCTTACATAGTATATGATTAATTCACACTCCATACATGCTATAAACGTTCACTTAAGCTTAGATTTAACGTTGAGTATGTTCATGATAGTAGCCCTCGGTATGAGTTAAGGCGAAACACCGACACGTAAACTTTAACGTAAGGAACTCTGTGGAGAAACGTTTAAATCGTTAAAGCATGGGATTAAGAGGTTCCACCGCTTTAAACACGGAAGTAGTAAGAGAACGACGTTGAACTGGATAAAAGCATTTATAACGATACTAAACACGATAAACCTAATAATAAGGAGGTTTTAACGCATCGTAGACGAGGAATATTATGAAGGTTAAAGCCTCTCTTGGGAAGGTCTTGGAAGCTTGTAGAAATAAGCCTCTCATCCTAGTAGATGAGAGTTTCTGGTACCTAGAAGCACTAAGGAACCTAAACCTTAAATGAAGGCACGCGACCTTCGGGACGAGAAACCGCGTGGAACGATGGT is drawn from Candidatus Nezhaarchaeales archaeon and contains these coding sequences:
- a CDS encoding formylmethanofuran dehydrogenase subunit C, with translation MAKLNEMVLTPKYEFKVPVEAKCISPDVFAGKSLSDIRALPVYEGNTKRALIDLFNIEGNPGATSAETAIVIRGDAWKVRRIGEGMSNGKIIVEGRVGAYLGLKMKGGTITVKGDAESWLGAKMKGGTIEVFGNAGDCVGGAFRGEGPGRGMSGGTIIIHGNVGAEAGRGMGGGTIVVDGNAAFLPGVDMVGGAVGIKGDCQGKAGARMRGGRVVIGGFLPSVLPSFYVDEVRESIKVGPEKMAGPFYVFVGDVLADVKCRGRLFVSVARNQHLKRYEELLTTPTL
- a CDS encoding DUF22 domain-containing protein produces the protein MVKVRLTVEKEPGVYVSKNLEVEPYAYMMATGGKWEMVISDDEVNFNRGEVKKVKVKRIVIPNDCLILPSPYQRHAFLVVISVIDYGGPRPVEKTRYVDQAVCLAIDKGEVKKGDLLGIINVFPIALTRYAKEPREIRISYA
- a CDS encoding formylmethanofuran dehydrogenase subunit A, whose translation is MEFLIRNGYVYDPINGINGERMDVAIKDGRIVSTDAITPSKAKVIDATNMLVMPGGVDMHSHIAGPKLNVGRVMRPEDHYRVFMKAIPGVRRSGTGRTTPSTNVIGYKYARMGWTTVIEPATPPLETRHTHEELDDIPIIDKACFPLLDSNWFVLDYLAKKDYEKCAAFIAWILNATKGYAVKIVDPGSGEAWGWGGSIRSLDDQVPGFGVTPREIVRGLCRVNQMLNLPHQIHVHCNRLGYPGNYVVTLDTMASVSDLTSSDGRPNIHITHCQFTGYAGTTWANLMPGGEKIAKYVNNNPHVTLDLGQVVFGDATTMTADAPFEFVLYHMTRGKWSSSDVEAESAAGIVPYRYRRSNYVNTVQWCIGLELILLVKDTWRVIMTTDHPNAGLFTRYPQIISWLMSRRAREAVMDKVNKRALKKSALPAIDRELTFYEVAITTRAAPAKLLGLTGKGHLGVGADADVAIYNVNPKEVDPSKSPEIIEKAFKRAAYTIKGGEIVVKDGEIVQHIYGKTLYVKPEVPEDLLKATLNDVEPKFKEWYSISFSNYPIMDHEVRALKAIPVKTSLK
- a CDS encoding acyl-CoA dehydrogenase family protein; translated protein: MDFELTKEQKEVQTAAREFAQKEFKPELAREYDRKEEFPYELFKKAASLGFIGCHFPEEYGGQGYGFFETCLIVEEFCRADPTLGTAVCLGASQSDLIYLFGTEEQKKKYLPKVTRGEWISSVAFTEPAHGSDISVLDTMVKREGNHYVVNGTKTLITNAPIANFAVVLCQSVPREKYKQTLLVVDKGTEGFEASKIEGKMGIRASLIGEYSFNNVRVPLENLVGVEGRGFYYALDFLGLERIIIAIQAVGIAQGALDRAVKYAKERSQFNRKIADFQVIQHKLADMAIQIEAARLLTYKAAWHVDQGRIILGLTSMAKAFATEMAVRVTNEALQIFGGYGYIAEYDVERFYRDVRITPIYQGTSEIQRNIIAKAILNQPPSY